A portion of the Parambassis ranga chromosome 22, fParRan2.1, whole genome shotgun sequence genome contains these proteins:
- the LOC114427434 gene encoding histone H2B 1/2 — MPEPAKSAPKKGSKKAVTKTAGKGGKKKRKTRKESYAIYVYKVLKQVHPDTGISSKAMSIMNSFVNDIFERIASEASRLAHYNKRSTITSREIQTAVRLLLPGELAKHAVSEGTKAVTKYTSSK; from the coding sequence ATGCCTGAACCCGCCAAGTCTGCGCCCAAGAAGGGCTCCAAGAAAGCCGTGACCAAGACCGCCGGCAAAGGaggcaagaagaagagaaagaccaGGAAGGAGAGCTACGCCATCTACGTGTACAAAGTCTTGAAGCAGGTGCACCCTGATACCGGTATCTCCTCCAAGGCCATGAGCATCATGAACTCCTTTGTGAACGACATCTTTGAGCGCATCGCCTCCGAGGCCTCTCGTCTGGCTCACTACAACAAGCGCTCCACCATCACTTCCAGGGAGATCCAGACCGcggtcaggctgctgctgcccggTGAGCTGGCTAAGCACGCCGTGTCTGAGGGCACCAAGGCCGTCACCAAGTACACCAGCTCCAagtaa
- the LOC114427383 gene encoding histone H1-like, which produces MAEEAPAPVAPPAKAPKKKASKPKKSGPSVGELIVKAVAASKERSGVSTAALKKALAAGGYDVEKNNSRVKIAIKSLVAKGTLVQTKGTGASGSFKMNKKAETKAKPVKKAAPKAKKPAAAKKPAAAKKAAAKKPAAAKKSPKKAKKPAAAKKVAKSPKKPAKSPKKAAKSPKKVAPKKAPAAKKKAPAKKVAKPKAKKAAPKKK; this is translated from the coding sequence atggcagaagaagctccagctccagtcGCTCCTCCGGCAAAAGCTCCCAAGAAGAAGGCCTCCAAGCCGAagaagtccggccccagcgtcggcgagctcatcgtgaaagctgtggccgcttccaaggagcggagcggcgtgtctacAGCCGCCCTcaagaaggctctggctgccggaggatacgatgtggagaagaacaatTCCCGCGTCAAGATCGCCAtcaagagcctggtggctaaagggacTCTGGTCCAGACCAAGGGGACCGGGGCCTCCGGCTCTTTCAAGATGAACAAGAAGGCTGAGACCAAGGCCAAGCCCGTAAAGAAAGCCGCACCTAAAGCCAAGAAGCCCGCAGCCGCTAAGAAACCCGCAGCGGCCAAGAAGGCGGCAGCCAAGAAACCAGCAGCTGCTAAGAAGTCCCCCAAGAAGGCCAAGAAGCCCGCAGCGGCCAAGAAAGTGGCCAAGAGTCCCAAGAAGCCCGCCAAAAGCCCCAAGAAGGCCGCCAAGAGTCCCAAGAAGGTGGCTCCCAAAAAGGCCCCCGCTGCCAAGAAGAAGGCCCCCGCAAAGAAGGTAGCCAAGCCCAAAGCCAAGAAGGCAGCACCCAAGAAGAAGTGA
- the LOC114427782 gene encoding histone H4, with product MSGRGKGGKGLGKGGAKRHRKVLRDNIQGITKPAIRRLARRGGVKRISGLIYEETRGVLKVFLENVIRDAVTYTEHAKRKTVTAMDVVYALKRQGRTLYGFGG from the coding sequence ATGAGTGGACGTGGTAAAGGAGGAAAGGGACTCGGTAAGGGAGGCGCCAAGCGTCACCGTAAAGTCCTCCGTGATAACATCCAGGGAATCACCAAGCCCGCTATCCGCCGCCTGGCTCGCCGTGGCGGAGTGAAGCGTATCTCTGGTCTGATCTACGAGGAGACCCGCGGTGTGCTGAAGGTCTTCCTGGAGAACGTGATCCGTGACGCCGTCACCTACACCGAGCACGCCAAGAGGAAGACTGTGACCGCCATGGATGTGGTGTATGCTCTGAAGAGGCAGGGACGCACTCTGTACGGCTTCGGCGGTTAA